Below is a window of Deltaproteobacteria bacterium DNA.
CGGCGGCTTGACGAGCTTTTTTATTGCAGCCTTGAGCGATAATTTCAACACTCGCAGCAGTTTCTTCAAGTAAAGTATCAATAGTACCTAACTTTCGTACACTACCCTCAACTAGTATAGCCACCCGATCACAAATTGATTCGACATCAGGCAAAATATGGGTTGAAAAAAATACTGTTTTACCTGCAGCTTTTAAATTTAACATGATCTGCCGCACATCGTGCCTGCCGATGGGGTCAAGTCCACTCATTGGTTCATCAAGAATCACTAGCTCAGGCTCAGCTATTAGTGATTGGCCTAAACCAACACGTTGTTGCATTCCCTTTGACATGCCCCCCAAACGTTCATGCGCTACAGCGCGCATGCCAACAAGTTCTAAAACTTTATCAATACGCTGTAACGATTGTTTGGGCGATAAACCAGCAAGTATGCCGTGTAACAATAATAATTCATGCGCACTAAGATACTCAGGAAAATATGCACGTTCAGGCATAAAACCAATACGCTTGCGTGTTGCTACTTGCGTTACTGGTGCGCCAAAAATCTGCACCACCCCCTTTTTAGGTTTAAGCAAACCTAATAACGCTTTAATGGTAGTGGTTTTACCGGCACCGTTTGGCCCTAAAAATCCAAATATTTCACCTGGGGCTACATTAAAACTGACCCCGCGTAAAACGGTTTTACGTCGTGACCAAAAATGCGGCTGGACACAATAATGTAAGTCTTCAATCAAAATCGGATTCACTATTTAAAGATCCTCTTTTTGTTTATGAACACGCAAGCGTTTGTCGTCGTTGCTGCTTTGTACCCTACCTTGAGAATTGATAAAAAATTTACCCCCTAAAACTTCCTTAGGAATACTTCTTAAAAGCCCTGGTGCAATAAGCTCATTAATACTCTGTGGTCGGCGACCATTTCTTTTACTAAATAAATCAGCAATACGATTAAGTTCGCGCAGTTGTAATTCAAAAATGAGCAGTTGGCGACGCTCAAGATATTCTTGACGTAATTTCTCATCGGTTATGCCTTCAAGTAATGAATCAACTAACGCGATCCCTACTTCGGGGGCGCCCCCTTCTGCTGCAAGGC
It encodes the following:
- a CDS encoding ABC transporter ATP-binding protein, with product MNPILIEDLHYCVQPHFWSRRKTVLRGVSFNVAPGEIFGFLGPNGAGKTTTIKALLGLLKPKKGVVQIFGAPVTQVATRKRIGFMPERAYFPEYLSAHELLLLHGILAGLSPKQSLQRIDKVLELVGMRAVAHERLGGMSKGMQQRVGLGQSLIAEPELVILDEPMSGLDPIGRHDVRQIMLNLKAAGKTVFFSTHILPDVESICDRVAILVEGSVRKLGTIDTLLEETAASVEIIAQGCNKKARQAAAALALVSSQRFDADVFVAQNSDAANQIIDTLRKAQAQIVAVQTQRRSLEEVFVAESLNKIEASAL